The Solanum lycopersicum chromosome 2, SLM_r2.1 DNA window TCTCTATTCGGAGCAATTTGGGTCCAAATTTTCTTAATAGTTCTTTCTCTAGCTCTTGCTCTAGCCTTTGCCCTTGAGTCTCTCTCTTGCTTTGCTTTTTTTGCAAGAGGAACAATCATATCCTCATCACATTCcgaattgttattattattattattatgaatagatAAAGGAGTACTCTTCTTTGACACATCGTTGATGAGATCTTCAATGGCTAATTTAGACTTGGTGAATAGCCAATCAAGGGTTTTACTTGGTTTATCGTAACCAAGCATGTCTTGCAAATCAAAGAACTTACGAGCAACCCCTATCGACAACCTCACCCTCCGATCCCTATGCCCTTGTGATGTCAAAATCTTAGTGTGCCGATCCTTTTTCACTTGTTTTTTACTCTTGTTGTTGATGACGACATTGTTAGTTGCATACGAGTCGATTGAGTGACCATTTGCGGCTGCTAAGTAATGATGATGAGTAGGAAGGTCATGTTGATGAAGAAGTATTTGGTTGTTAAGAAAAGAGGAGTGAAGAATAGGGTTCCCACCATTACTACTGTTTCCAAAAGggaacatttttttcttttatttattgttgaagAACAAGTTTACAGCTCAACTAAATACGAGTAACTAGTAGTACACACTACAGCATTATATTGGCCTTTCACAAGCTTGATGGGAGTCTATACTGTTAGAAAGAAAGCGATGAAGGAAATAATTTGAATGGCTGAGactactcttttttctttttttgtacttgtgtttctatttttctatcttttaaAGAACGTCACATTTATGTTCACATATCAACATCTACTAAGATCAATCCTTAGAAAATGTGTAGtactggaaaaaaaattaat harbors:
- the CYC1 gene encoding transcription factor TCP7 (The RefSeq protein has 1 substitution compared to this genomic sequence), whose translation is MFPFGNSSNGGNPILHSSFLNNQILLHQHDLPTHHHYLAAANGHSIDSYATNNVAINNKSKKQVKKDRHTKILTSQGHRDRRVRLSIGVARKFFDLQDMLGYDKPSKTLDWLFTKSKLAIEDLINDVSKKSTPLSIHNNNNNNNSECDEDMIVPLAKKAKQERDSRAKARARARERTIKKIWTQIAPNREATASHYNNSTRNWNHDDVNPTIMSSMDASTICCTSLPIVQKAWDSYHGSQI